A genome region from Micromonospora peucetia includes the following:
- a CDS encoding cupin-like domain-containing protein — MADVQLCVLGPLTAHRDRAEVALGGRRQRMVLATLLAARGRMLPAERLRDLVWSDGGRTAGPATLHGYVAGLRRALEPDRPPRSPSTVLLREGPGYAVRVPAEQVDAERFTALVAHGVTMLERGQPAAAVTTLTGALGLWRGPAYADLAEASFVLPEIARLDGLRAAAAESRLTAVLALGRHAEVLGELEALVLEQPLRERGWELLVIALYRAGRQGDALSVVRRARTRLARDLGVDPGAGLLRLEAAILGQDTSLDPPVGRAVPLGMPYGGGRSWWAPRRTAEDPSGIPADVGTVDHTTIHCEGGHHARAAADDQVRTGVRGQRQEQLHRLRRSVERTYPAAASPARRSRVRRAGRGAPRPVTVPIAGDPVTRTAAEPVGLTPQWRAWTAENLALGVPAGEVREALLAAGLSGSAVDEELTRAPDHPYFQACLRLAREYAWLESLLDFYSDLRSAQLAGGLERRTGLSAAEFFDRYYFANRPVILAGAVDDWPARQRWSPTSLRDRLGEVEVEVMTGRDSNPEHGWQHDAHRTRMAFADYLTMVETGGETNDYYMVARNDNWQHGLKPLTQDIKPVPGIIDPALPPEAVTLLLGPAGTVTGLHHDNMNILLCQVMGRKHVRLVPSYQRPRVYPRGGTYSQVDAARPDLDQHPLYGQATVLTGVLEPGDALLVPAGWWHWVRALDISATVSLHHFQVPPGNHYLHPPLVRTEP, encoded by the coding sequence ATGGCCGACGTGCAGCTCTGCGTACTCGGGCCACTGACCGCACACCGCGACAGGGCGGAAGTGGCGCTCGGTGGCCGGCGACAGCGCATGGTGCTCGCCACGTTGCTGGCGGCCCGGGGTCGGATGCTGCCCGCCGAGCGGCTGCGGGACCTGGTCTGGAGCGACGGTGGGCGTACGGCCGGCCCGGCGACCCTGCACGGGTACGTGGCCGGGCTGCGGCGGGCGCTCGAACCGGACCGACCACCGCGCTCACCGAGTACGGTGCTGCTCCGGGAAGGCCCCGGGTACGCCGTCCGGGTGCCGGCTGAGCAGGTCGACGCGGAACGGTTCACCGCGCTGGTCGCGCACGGCGTGACGATGCTGGAACGAGGGCAACCCGCTGCGGCCGTCACGACCCTGACCGGGGCGCTCGGCTTGTGGCGCGGCCCGGCGTACGCCGATCTGGCGGAGGCGTCGTTCGTGCTGCCGGAGATCGCCCGCCTCGACGGGTTGCGGGCCGCTGCCGCTGAGTCACGGCTGACCGCCGTGCTGGCGCTGGGCCGGCACGCCGAGGTGCTTGGTGAGCTGGAGGCGCTTGTCCTCGAACAGCCGTTGCGGGAGCGCGGCTGGGAGTTGCTGGTGATCGCGCTGTACCGGGCCGGTCGGCAGGGCGACGCGTTGAGCGTGGTGCGCCGGGCCCGGACCCGACTCGCCCGGGACCTCGGTGTCGACCCCGGGGCCGGACTGCTTCGCCTGGAAGCGGCGATCCTCGGTCAGGACACCTCCCTCGACCCTCCGGTCGGCCGGGCCGTACCGCTGGGGATGCCTTACGGCGGCGGCCGGTCGTGGTGGGCGCCTCGCCGTACCGCCGAGGATCCCAGTGGGATCCCAGCGGACGTTGGCACCGTCGACCACACGACCATCCACTGTGAAGGGGGACACCATGCGCGGGCTGCGGCCGATGACCAAGTCCGAACCGGAGTTCGAGGTCAACGTCAAGAACAACTACATCGACTGCGTCGATCTGTCGAACGGACGTACCCGGCAGCGGCTTCCCCTGCCAGACGAAGCCGCGTCCGCCGGGCCGGCCGGGGCGCACCGAGACCGGTCACCGTCCCGATTGCCGGAGACCCGGTGACCCGGACGGCCGCCGAGCCGGTCGGGCTCACGCCGCAGTGGCGGGCCTGGACGGCCGAGAACCTGGCCCTCGGTGTGCCGGCCGGGGAGGTTCGGGAGGCACTGCTGGCGGCGGGGCTTTCCGGATCGGCGGTCGACGAGGAACTGACCCGTGCGCCAGACCACCCGTACTTCCAGGCATGCCTGCGGCTGGCCCGGGAGTACGCCTGGCTGGAGTCGCTACTGGACTTCTACAGCGATCTCCGCTCGGCACAGCTGGCCGGTGGGCTGGAGCGCCGGACCGGCCTCTCCGCTGCCGAGTTCTTCGACCGGTACTACTTCGCCAACCGACCGGTGATCCTGGCCGGGGCGGTCGACGACTGGCCGGCCCGACAGCGGTGGTCGCCGACCAGCCTGCGAGACCGACTGGGTGAGGTCGAGGTCGAGGTGATGACCGGGCGGGACAGCAACCCGGAGCATGGCTGGCAGCACGACGCACACCGGACGCGAATGGCGTTCGCCGACTACCTCACCATGGTCGAGACGGGTGGGGAGACCAACGACTACTACATGGTCGCGCGCAACGACAACTGGCAGCACGGTCTCAAACCGTTGACCCAGGACATCAAGCCGGTGCCCGGCATCATCGATCCGGCTCTACCGCCGGAGGCGGTGACCCTGCTGCTGGGGCCGGCCGGCACGGTCACCGGACTGCACCACGACAACATGAACATCCTGCTGTGCCAGGTGATGGGCCGCAAACACGTCCGCCTCGTGCCGTCGTACCAGCGTCCCCGGGTGTATCCCCGGGGCGGGACGTACAGCCAGGTCGACGCCGCGCGGCCCGACCTCGACCAGCACCCGTTGTACGGGCAGGCCACCGTCCTGACGGGGGTGCTGGAGCCGGGCGACGCACTGTTGGTGCCGGCCGGATGGTGGCACTGGGTGCGGGCACTGGACATCAGCGCCACGGTGAGCCTGCACCATTTCCAGGTGCCCCCGGGCAACCACTACCTACACCCACCGCTGGTGCGTACCGAACCCTGA
- a CDS encoding CGNR zinc finger domain-containing protein — protein MHWVNVEGYPMPIPVGGHPAVELCNTWAGWAAPFSPEREWLRDFDRLAVWTGYVRLLAPTAVGRLREHGRRDPAAAHDVLVATRLLRTALHDVLLDPGDTAAFRHVAEQAQRAAAVAVLESDQDGLAHWTLPDDVGLLLPLLAAAQAAAELLSTPARTEVRACSAVDCGWLFLDRRGRRRWCSMASCGNRAKVRAYAARQQPE, from the coding sequence ATGCACTGGGTGAACGTCGAGGGCTATCCGATGCCCATCCCGGTGGGCGGGCATCCCGCCGTGGAGCTCTGCAACACCTGGGCCGGCTGGGCGGCACCATTCAGTCCGGAACGGGAGTGGCTTCGCGACTTCGACCGCCTGGCGGTGTGGACCGGGTACGTCCGGCTACTCGCCCCGACCGCCGTCGGTCGACTCCGGGAACACGGTCGCCGCGACCCGGCCGCCGCACACGACGTACTGGTGGCGACCCGGCTGCTGCGCACCGCGCTGCACGATGTCCTGCTCGACCCGGGCGACACCGCGGCCTTCCGGCACGTCGCCGAGCAGGCACAGCGAGCCGCCGCCGTGGCGGTGCTGGAGTCGGACCAGGACGGACTCGCCCACTGGACGCTGCCCGACGACGTCGGTCTGCTGCTGCCGCTACTGGCCGCCGCCCAGGCCGCCGCCGAACTGCTCAGCACCCCGGCCCGCACCGAGGTACGCGCCTGCTCGGCCGTCGACTGCGGATGGCTCTTCCTCGACCGGCGGGGCCGGCGTCGCTGGTGCAGCATGGCCAGTTGCGGCAACCGGGCCAAGGTACGGGCCTATGCCGCCCGCCAGCAGCCGGAGTGA
- a CDS encoding pentapeptide repeat-containing protein — MRTTTVGDVTLLLPDLDQEDLDQVTDVPDDDLRDGLVEDVSWRGQQIADLSIRGCRITGADLGEINWEGGALYGCEIVRTDLSGAALTGVSIERCSVTGSRFTGTRLVDVRLKDALFDNCLRGSRLHAFTGPLDNLRGVALTEDQLPELTRMAVNALSIDVRADAARGHDR; from the coding sequence ATGCGTACGACCACCGTGGGCGACGTGACGCTTCTCCTGCCCGACCTCGACCAGGAAGACCTCGACCAGGTCACCGACGTACCCGACGACGACCTCCGGGATGGCCTCGTGGAGGACGTCTCCTGGCGAGGCCAACAGATCGCGGACCTGAGCATCCGAGGCTGCCGGATCACCGGAGCGGATCTCGGTGAGATCAACTGGGAGGGCGGCGCCCTCTACGGCTGCGAGATCGTTCGTACCGACCTGTCCGGAGCGGCCCTCACTGGCGTCAGCATCGAACGGTGCTCGGTCACCGGCTCCCGCTTCACAGGGACTCGACTCGTCGACGTTCGCCTGAAGGACGCTCTGTTCGACAACTGCCTGCGGGGCAGCCGGCTGCACGCCTTCACGGGACCACTGGACAATTTGCGGGGCGTCGCCCTCACCGAGGATCAGCTTCCCGAGCTGACCCGGATGGCCGTCAACGCTCTGAGCATCGATGTCCGCGCGGACGCGGCGCGCGGCCACGACCGCTGA
- a CDS encoding peptidoglycan DD-metalloendopeptidase family protein, translating to MEANLRRDIAVSLAVLVAVLGILVPQDFALAGSGAPFKLPYRAGHAYTITQTPGSGYSHNDGYNRHAVDFAMPQGTPIVASAAGTVHYEGWSSGGGIIALIDHGNNRCSQYAHLSATIVNTGQWVAQGQHIGASGATGNATGPHLHWNVVYCNSQLSREVPNSVETGTNYPTGTAPASQNHLSTSLPGADGERVSDFSGDGVADVLGVAANGDFWYYPHNGAGLSTPVKIGIGWAAFKHVMAADWSGDGAADVLGVDSSGRLLYYPNNSYKLSGYTQIGNGWAAFKHVMAADWSGDGAADVLGVDASGNLWYYPHHGAGLGNPVKIGYGWAAFKHVMAADWSGDGAADILGVDANGNLWYYPHHGAGLGNPVKIGYGWAAFKHVMAADWSGDGAADILGVDANGNLWYYPHHGAGLGNPVKIGNGWAAFKHVM from the coding sequence ATGGAGGCCAATTTGCGTCGCGATATCGCAGTCAGCTTGGCTGTGCTTGTCGCCGTGCTCGGAATCCTGGTTCCTCAGGATTTCGCACTCGCCGGCAGTGGCGCGCCATTCAAGCTGCCTTACCGGGCTGGACACGCGTACACCATCACCCAGACGCCCGGGAGCGGCTATTCTCACAACGACGGCTACAACCGACATGCCGTCGACTTCGCCATGCCGCAGGGCACCCCGATTGTCGCCTCGGCGGCCGGCACCGTCCACTACGAGGGATGGAGCAGCGGCGGAGGCATCATCGCCTTGATCGACCACGGCAACAATCGCTGCTCGCAGTACGCCCATCTCAGCGCCACGATCGTCAACACAGGGCAATGGGTGGCGCAGGGGCAGCATATCGGCGCGTCCGGCGCCACCGGAAATGCGACCGGTCCACATCTTCACTGGAATGTCGTCTACTGCAACTCTCAGCTCAGCCGCGAGGTCCCCAATAGCGTGGAGACCGGCACCAACTATCCCACCGGCACCGCACCCGCGAGCCAGAATCACCTTTCCACCAGCCTGCCTGGGGCTGATGGCGAACGGGTGTCCGACTTCAGTGGTGACGGTGTCGCCGATGTATTGGGGGTCGCTGCCAACGGTGACTTCTGGTACTACCCGCACAACGGAGCCGGTCTCAGCACCCCGGTCAAAATCGGGATCGGTTGGGCGGCCTTCAAGCACGTTATGGCCGCCGACTGGAGCGGTGACGGCGCCGCCGACGTCCTAGGAGTCGATTCTTCAGGAAGGCTGTTGTACTACCCGAACAACAGCTACAAACTGTCTGGCTACACGCAGATCGGGAATGGCTGGGCGGCCTTCAAGCATGTGATGGCCGCGGACTGGAGCGGTGACGGCGCCGCCGACGTCCTAGGAGTCGATGCGAGCGGCAACCTCTGGTACTACCCGCACCACGGAGCCGGCCTCGGCAACCCGGTCAAAATCGGATACGGCTGGGCAGCCTTCAAGCACGTCATGGCCGCCGACTGGAGCGGTGACGGCGCCGCCGACATCCTAGGAGTCGATGCGAACGGCAACCTCTGGTACTACCCGCACCACGGAGCCGGCCTCGGCAACCCGGTCAAAATCGGATACGGCTGGGCAGCCTTCAAGCACGTCATGGCCGCCGACTGGAGCGGTGACGGCGCCGCCGACATCCTAGGAGTCGATGCGAACGGCAACCTCTGGTACTACCCGCACCACGGAGCCGGCCTCGGCAACCCGGTCAAAATCGGGAACGGCTGGGCGGCCTTCAAGCACGTCATGTGA